The stretch of DNA CGGAGTGCACGCCGAACCCATGAGCCTGGGCCTGAAGTTCCTGCTCTGGCATGAGGAGCTCAAGCGCCAGAAGGAACGCCTGGCCCAGGCTGCCGCCTCGGTTCGCGTAGGGAAGATCTCGGGCGCGGTGGGCACCCACGCCACCGTGCCCCCCGAGATCCAGGCCTGGGCCTGCGAGCGCCTGGGCCTCGCCCCGGCGGCCGTGTCCTCGCAGATCCTGCAGCGAGACCGTCACGCACACTTCGCAACCACCCTGGCCATCATCGCCGGGACCCTCGAGAAGATCGCGCTCGAGTGCCGTCATCTGCAGCGCACCGAGGTGCTCGAGGTGCAAGAGCCGTTCCGCGTCGGTCAGAAAGGGTCGTCGTCGATGCCCCACAAGCGCAATCCCGTGGGCTTCGAGAACCTCTGCGGCCTGGCGCGGGTGGTGAGAAGCAACTCGCTTGCCGCCATGGAGAACATGGCCCTCTGGCACGAGCGCGACATCTCGCACTCTTCGGTGGAGCGGGTCATCCTCCCTGACTCCTGCATCCTGCTCGACTACATGCTCCACCGCCTGAACGGCCTGCTCACCGATCTGGTGATCTTCCCGGACAACATGCGTCGCAATCTCGACAGCACGGGCGGGCTGCTCTACTCCCAGCGCGTCATGCTCGCGCTCGTAGATCGCGGCCTGCCTCGCCCTGAGGCGTATGACCTTGTGCAGACCGCTGCGAAGCACGTCTGGGATGAGGGCGGCACCTTGCGCGCGCGACTCGCCGACGATGAGCGGGTGAGCAGCGCGCTCACCTCCGATGAGCTCGACGCGCTGTTCGACCCCGCGCACTACCTGCGCCATCTCCCGACCATCTACGCACGGGCCGGCCTGCCCCTTACGCACTGAACGTGCGCATCCGCCTCGCCATCGCGCTCGTGCTGG from Pseudomonadota bacterium encodes:
- a CDS encoding adenylosuccinate lyase; its protein translation is MISRYSRPEMTAIWAPQNRFQKWLDVELAVCEAWARLGTFETAMVARVRGQARFDIDRIDEIEKTTHHDVLAFLGSVQESVEPDDARCIHFGVTSSDVVDTGLALVMVEAAAHIDAELDRLTATVAACALRHHDTLMAGRTHGVHAEPMSLGLKFLLWHEELKRQKERLAQAAASVRVGKISGAVGTHATVPPEIQAWACERLGLAPAAVSSQILQRDRHAHFATTLAIIAGTLEKIALECRHLQRTEVLEVQEPFRVGQKGSSSMPHKRNPVGFENLCGLARVVRSNSLAAMENMALWHERDISHSSVERVILPDSCILLDYMLHRLNGLLTDLVIFPDNMRRNLDSTGGLLYSQRVMLALVDRGLPRPEAYDLVQTAAKHVWDEGGTLRARLADDERVSSALTSDELDALFDPAHYLRHLPTIYARAGLPLTH